A single region of the Gorilla gorilla gorilla isolate KB3781 chromosome 1, NHGRI_mGorGor1-v2.1_pri, whole genome shotgun sequence genome encodes:
- the RBMXL1 gene encoding RNA binding motif protein, X-linked-like-1: MVEADRPGKLFIGGLNTETNEKALETVFGKYGRIVEVLLIKDRETNKSRGFAFVTFESPADAKDAARDMNGKSLDGKAIKVEQATKPSFERGRHGPPPPPRSRGPPRGFGAGRGGSGGTRGPPSRGGHMDDGGYSMNFNMSSSRGPLPVKRGPPPRSGGPSPKRSAPSGLVRSSSGMGGRAPLSRGRDSYGGPPRREPLPSRRDVYLSPRDDGYSTKDSYSSRDYPSSRDTRDYAPPPRDYTYRDYGHSSSRDDYPSRGYGDRDGYGRDRDYSDHPSGGSYRDSYESYGNSRSAPLTRGPPPSYGGSSRYDDYSSSRDGYGGSRDSYSSSRSDLYSSGCDRVGRQERGLPPSVERGYPSSRDSYSSSSRGAPRGAGPGGSRSDRGGGRSRY, translated from the coding sequence atggttgaagCAGATCGCCCAGGAAAGCTCTTCATTGGTGGGCTTAATACGGAAACAAATGAGAAAGCTCTTGAAACAGTATTTGGCAAATATGGACGAATAGTGGAAGTACTCTTGATAAAAGACCGTGAAACCAACAAATCAAGAGGATTTGCTTTTGTCACCTTTGAAAGCCCAGCAGACGCTAAGGATGCAGCCAGAGACATGAATGGAAAGTCATTAGATGGAAAAGCCATCAAGGTGGAACAAGCCACCAAACCATCATttgaaagaggtagacatggacCGCCCCCACCTCCAAGAAGTAGAGGTCCTCCAAGAGGTTTTGGAGCTGgaagaggaggaagtggaggaaCCAGGGGACCTCCTTCACGAGGAGGACACATGGATGACGGTGGATATTCCATGAATTTTAACATGAGTTCTTCCAGGGGACCACTCCCAGTAAAAAGAGGACCACCACCAAGAAGTGGGGGTCCTTCTCCTAAGAGATCTGCACCTTCAGGACTAGTTCGCAGCAGCAGTGGAATGGGAGGAAGAGCTCCTCTATCACGTGGAAGAGATAGTTACGGAGGTCCACCTCGAAGGGAACCGCTCCCCTCACGTAGAGATGTTTATTTGTCCCCAAGAGATGATGGGTATTCTACTAAAGACAGCTATTCAAGCAGAGATTACCCAAGTTCTCGTGATACAAGAGATTATGCACCACCACCACGAGATTATACTTACCGTGATTATGGTCATTCCAGTTCACGTGATGACTATCCATCAAGAGGCTATGGCGATAGAGATGGATATGGTCGTGATCGTGACTATTCAGATCATCCAAGTGGAGGTTCCTACAGAGATTCATATGAGAGTTATGGTAACTCACGTAGTGCTCCACTTACACGAGGGCCCCCGCCATCTTATGGTGGAAGCAGTCGCTATGATGATTATAGCAGCTCACGTGATGGATATGGTGGAAGTCGAGACAGTTACTCAAGCAGCCGAAGTGATCTCTACTCAAGTGGTTGTGACAGGGTTGGCAGACAAGAAAGAGGGCTTCCCCCTTCTGTAGAAAGGGGGTACCCTTCTTCACGTGATTCCTACAGCAGTTCAAGCCGCGGAGCACCAAGAGGTGCTGGCCCTGGAGGAAGCCGATCTGATAGagggggaggcagaagcaggtacTAG